A region of Arabidopsis thaliana chromosome 5, partial sequence DNA encodes the following proteins:
- a CDS encoding Ribosomal protein S4 (RPS4A) family protein (Ribosomal protein S4 (RPS4A) family protein; FUNCTIONS IN: structural constituent of ribosome; INVOLVED IN: translation; LOCATED IN: cytosolic small ribosomal subunit, cytosolic ribosome, nucleolus, membrane; EXPRESSED IN: 25 plant structures; EXPRESSED DURING: 13 growth stages; CONTAINS InterPro DOMAIN/s: Ribosomal protein S4e, central (InterPro:IPR013845), Ribosomal protein S4e, N-terminal, conserved site (InterPro:IPR018199), KOW (InterPro:IPR005824), RNA-binding S4 (InterPro:IPR002942), Ribosomal protein S4e, N-terminal (InterPro:IPR013843), Ribosomal protein S4e (InterPro:IPR000876); BEST Arabidopsis thaliana protein match is: Ribosomal protein S4 (RPS4A) family protein (TAIR:AT5G07090.1); Has 1807 Blast hits to 1807 proteins in 277 species: Archae - 0; Bacteria - 0; Metazoa - 736; Fungi - 347; Plants - 385; Viruses - 0; Other Eukaryotes - 339 (source: NCBI BLink).) codes for MARGLKKHLKRLNAPKHWMLDKLGGAFAPKPSSGPHKSRECLPLVLIIRNRLKYALTYREVISILMQRHIQVDGKVRTDKTYPAGFMDVVSIPKTNENFRLLYDTKGRFRLHSIKDEEAKFKLCKVRSIQFGQKGIPYLNTYDGRTIRYPDPLIKPNDTIKLDLEANKIVEFIKFDVGNVVMVTGGRNRGRVGVIKNREKHKGSFETIHIQDSTGHEFATRLGNVYTIGKGTKPWVSLPKGKGIKLTIIEEARKRLASQQAA; via the exons atg GCGAGGGGTTTGAAGAAGCATCTGAAGAGGCTTAATGCGCCTAAGCATTGGATGCTTGACAAACTTGGTGGTGCATTT GCCCCAAAGCCGTCTTCTGGACCACATAAGTCAAGGGAGTGCCTTCCCCTCGTCCTTATCATCAGGAACAGGTTGAAGTATGCTCTTACCTACCGTGAAGTGATTTCAATCTTGATGCAAAGGCATATCCAAGTTGATGGGAAAGTCAGGACGGACAAGACCTACCCTGCTGGTTTCATGGATGTTGTGTCTATCCCCAAGACCAATGAGAACTTCCGTCTTCTCTATGATACCAAGGGACGTTTCCGTCTCCACTCCATCAAGGATGAGGAAGCAAAG TTCAAACTTTGCAAGGTTCGATCTATCCAGTTTGGACAGAAAGGCATTCCTTACCTGAACACTTACGATGGTCGCACCATCCGTTACCCTGACCCGCTCATCAAGCCTAATGACACCATCAAGCTCGACCTTGAGGCCAACAAGATTGTCGAGTTCATCAAGTTTGATGTTGGCAATGTTGTGATGGTTACAGGAGGTAGAAACAGAGGGCGTGTTGGTGTGATTAAAAACCGTGAGAAGCATAAGGGAAGCTTTGAGACAATCCACATCCAAGATTCAACAGGACATGAGTTTGCAACAAGGTTGGGTAATGTGTACACCATTGGCAAAGGAACAAAGCCATGGGTGTCTCTTCCCAAGGGCAAAGGTATCAAGCTGACTATCATCGAGGAGGCCAGGAAGAGGCTTGCTAGTCAACAGGCTGcttaa
- the EXO70B1 gene encoding exocyst subunit exo70 family protein B1 (exocyst subunit exo70 family protein B1 (EXO70B1); INVOLVED IN: exocytosis, vesicle docking involved in exocytosis; LOCATED IN: plasma membrane, exocyst; EXPRESSED IN: 23 plant structures; EXPRESSED DURING: 13 growth stages; CONTAINS InterPro DOMAIN/s: Exo70 exocyst complex subunit (InterPro:IPR004140); BEST Arabidopsis thaliana protein match is: exocyst subunit exo70 family protein B2 (TAIR:AT1G07000.1); Has 1807 Blast hits to 1807 proteins in 277 species: Archae - 0; Bacteria - 0; Metazoa - 736; Fungi - 347; Plants - 385; Viruses - 0; Other Eukaryotes - 339 (source: NCBI BLink).), giving the protein MAENGEEKLLAVARHIAKTLGHNESMADDILQIFSNFDGRFSREKLAEGQAGEDGSGVATLERALNSIDGQISRFVAADQPIWADPADSAAFLDTIDELVAIIREWSPMASEKPIGICLTRADDMMQQAMFRIEEEFRSLMERGAESFGLNPQGDAGAMNHRFDSEEEEDDDRDFNNGDDIQIPVAQPLTDYDLIIDALPSATINDLHEMAKRMLGAGFGKACSHVYSSCRREFLEESMSRLGLQKLSIEEVHKMPWQELEDEIDRWIKAANVALRILFPSERRLCDRVFFGFSSAADLSFMEVCRGSTIQLLNFADAIAIGSRSPERLFKVLDVFETMRDLMPEFESVFSDQFCSVLRNEAVTIWKRLGEAIRGIFMELENLIRRDPAKAAVPGGGLHPITRYVMNYLRAACRSRQTLEQVFEESNGVPSKDSTLLTVQMSWIMELLESNLEVKSKVYKDPALCYVFLMNNGRYIVQKVKDGDLGLLLGDDWIRKHNVKVKQYHMNYQRSSWNKMLGLLKVDNTAAGMNGLGKTMKEKLKQFNIQFDEICKVHSTWVVFDEQLKEELKISLARLLVPAYGSFIGRFQNLGDIGKNADKYIKYGVEDIEARINELFKGTTTGRK; this is encoded by the coding sequence ATGGCGGAGAATGGTGAAGAGAAGTTACTTGCTGTTGCGCGTCACATAGCCAAAACACTTGGCCACAATGAATCCATGGCCGATGATATCTTACAGATCTTCTCCAACTTCGACGGCAGATTTTCTCGCGAGAAGCTCGCCGAAGGTCAAGCTGGAGAAGATGGATCCGGAGTCGCCACACTCGAGCGAGCTCTAAATTCAATAGACGGTCAGATCTCTCGCTTTGTTGCTGCGGACCAACCAATTTGGGCTGATCCTGCAGATTCAGCTGCTTTCCTCGACACAATCGATGAGCTCGTTGCAATCATTAGAGAGTGGAGTCCCATGGCTTCAGAGAAACCTATCGGCATCTGTCTAACACGCGCCGACGATATGATGCAGCAAGCTATGTTCCGCATCGAAGAAGAGTTCAGGTCGCTTATGGAGCGTGGAGCTGAGTCTTTCGGACTTAATCCTCAGGGAGACGCTGGTGCGATGAATCATCGTTTCGAttctgaggaagaagaagatgatgacagAGACTTCAACAACGGTGATGATATTCAGATCCCAGTGGCACAGCCACTCACTGACTACGATCTTATCATTGATGCTCTCCCTTCGGCGACAATTAACGATCTACACGAGATGGCTAAGCGAATGCTTGGCGCTGGATTTGGTAAGGCGTGTTCTCATGTTTATAGTTCTTGTAGGAGAGAGTTTCTGGAAGAAAGTATGTCAAGGTTAGGGTTACAGAAGCTGAGTATTGAAGAAGTTCATAAGATGCCGTGGCAGGAGTTAGAAGATGAGATAGATAGGTGGATCAAAGCTGCTAACGTTGCTCTAAGAATCCTGTTTCCTAGCGAACGTAGACTCTGTGACCGTGTCTTCTTCGGTTTCTCCTCTGCTGCTGATCTTTCGTTTATGGAGGTTTGTCGTGGCTCTACCATTCAGCTTCTGAATTTCGCAGACGCGATTGCTATTGGAAGCAGATCGCCTGAGAGATTGTTTAAAGTGCTTGATGTGTTTGAGACAATGAGGGATTTGATGCCTGAATTTGAGTCTGTGTTCTCGGATCAGTTTTGCTCAGTTCTTAGAAATGAAGCAGTAACTATTTGGAAACGGTTGGGAGAGGCGATAAGAGGTATATTTATGGAGCTTGAGAATTTGATCCGGCGAGACCCGGCTAAAGCTGCGGTTCCGGGCGGTGGTCTCCACCCGATCACTCGTTATGTGATGAATTACCTCCGTGCGGCTTGTAGATCCCGGCAAACCTTAGAGCAAGTGTTTGAGGAAAGCAATGGTGTCCCTTCTAAAGATTCAACTCTGTTGACTGTACAGATGTCTTGGATCATGGAGCTTCTAGAGAGTAACTTGGAAGTAAAATCTAAAGTGTACAAAGATCCAGCTTTGTGCTATGTGTTTCTGATGAATAATGGGAGATACATTGTTCAGAAAGTCAAAGATGGAGACCTAGGATTGCTGTTAGGAGATGATTGGATTCGGAAACACAATGTCAAAGTGAAACAATACCATATGAATTATCAGAGAAGCTCATGGAATAAGATGCTGGGGTTGCTGAAGGTGGATAATACTGCAGCAGGCATGAACGGTTTGGGGAAGACCATGAAGGAGAAGCTGAAGCAGTTCAATATTCAGTTTGATGAGATATGTAAAGTGCATTCGACGTGGGTAGTGTTTGACGAGCAGCTGAAAGAAGAGCTAAAGATCTCACTGGCCAGGCTTTTGGTACCGGCATACGGGAGCTTCATCGGCAGGTTCCAAAACCTTGGAGACATAGGGAAAAACGCAGACAAGTACATCAAGTATGGAGTTGAGGACATAGAGGCGCGTATTAACGAGCTGTTCAAAGGGACTACCACgggaagaaaatga
- a CDS encoding Putative membrane lipoprotein (Putative membrane lipoprotein; LOCATED IN: endomembrane system; Has 6 Blast hits to 6 proteins in 2 species: Archae - 0; Bacteria - 0; Metazoa - 0; Fungi - 0; Plants - 6; Viruses - 0; Other Eukaryotes - 0 (source: NCBI BLink).): protein MAGKMCMMVMVMVALIMIGCPLKACNGMASHETIKEHLWKLCYKNCMIKCGKDNYQCQDHCFAVCDPDQRPPSPPSLNNKGKTRQDRYMLHKL, encoded by the exons ATGGCAGGAAAAATGTGtatgatggtgatggtgatggtggcaTTGATAATGATTGGATGTCCTCTAAAAGCATGTAATGGAATGGCTTCTCATGAAACAATAAAAGAGCATCTGTGGAAATTGTGTTACAAAAATTGCATGATCAAATGCGGTAAAGATAATTACCAGTGTCAGGACCACTGTTTTGCCGTTTGTGATCCCGACCAACGCCCTCCTTCACCACCGTCTCTCAA CAATAAAGGCAAAACAAGGCAAGATCGCTATATGCTCCACAAATTGTAA
- a CDS encoding HEAT/U-box domain-containing protein (HEAT/U-box domain-containing protein; FUNCTIONS IN: binding, zinc ion binding; EXPRESSED IN: 25 plant structures; EXPRESSED DURING: 13 growth stages; CONTAINS InterPro DOMAIN/s: Zinc finger, RING-type (InterPro:IPR001841), Armadillo-type fold (InterPro:IPR016024); Has 1807 Blast hits to 1807 proteins in 277 species: Archae - 0; Bacteria - 0; Metazoa - 736; Fungi - 347; Plants - 385; Viruses - 0; Other Eukaryotes - 339 (source: NCBI BLink).): protein MGKPKGDAARSKARPSSSSLAASLLPSGSAAAVGFGGYVGSSRFQTSLSNEDSASFLDLDSEVAQHLQRLSRKDPTTKIKALASLSELVKQKQGKELLPIIPQWTFEYKKLILDYSRDVRRATHDVMTNVVTGAGRDIAPHLKSIMGPWWFSQFDLASEVSQAAKSSFQVGSSFGNSVFLVEAAFPAQEKRLHALNLCSAEIFAYLEENLKLTPQNLSDKSLASDELEEMYQQMISSSLVGLATLLDILLREPDNTGSANINSESKLASKARAVATSSAEKMFSSHKCFLNFLKSESPSIRSATYSLLSSFIKNVPEVFGEGDVRSLAPALLGVFRENNPTCHSSMWEAVLLFSKKFPQSWVYLNVHKSVLNHLWQFLRNGCYGSPQVSYPALILFLEVMPAQSVESDKFFVNFFKNLLAGRSMCESSSTDQLSLLRATTECFLWGLRNASRYCDVPNSIHDLQVDLIDKVLVKILWADFTELSKGSIPPNQRKSAENLGMGNSVSYLQELGRCILEILSGINLLEQNLLSFFCKAVQESFLNMLQQGDLEIVAGSMRKMIDFLLLLERYSVLEGESWPLHQFMGPLLSKAFPWIRSSELLDGVKLLSVSVSVFGPRKVVPVLIDDIETSTLLSVEKEKNMSPEKLIKVFQEIFIPWCMDGYDSSTAARQDLLFSLLDDECFTQQWSDVISYVFNQQHQGFNNLAAMKMLLEKARDEITKRSSGQELNQRIGSRPEHWHHTLIESTAISLVHSSSATTTSAVQFLCSVLGGSTQDSSISFVSRSSLVLIYRGILEKLLSFIKQSPLCSVNDTCSSLIVEAIAFDSSSSVDVIVVAKFAAEVIDGSFFSLKSLSQDATLLTTVLSSIFIIDLENRMTSLVDNTLSESKEKRKDRNFVCDYVHAVCSKMDNQFWKSINYDVRKSSASTLAQFLRSVVLLEDDLQPFELTLLCASRMTEVLEYLSLDQSDEENICGLLLLESDAWPIWVSPSSSASIDTHGMPVQLCELRKSKSQRYVSFIDSLIMKLGIHRFIVGHKDHGFASQAWLSVEILCTWEWPGGKVQTSFLPNLVSFCKDEPSSGGLLNSIFDILLNGALVHVKDEEEGLGNMWVDFNNNIVDVVEPFLRALVSFLHILFKEDLWGEEEAMAAFKMITDKLFIGEETSKNCLRIIPYIMSIIISPLRTKVKSGGSGKDTLLPLEVLLRNWLERSLSFPPLVLWQSGEDIQDWFQLVISCYPVSDKAEEAKELQRHLSTEERTLLLDLFRKQKQDPGASTVVTQLPAVQILLARLIMIAVSYCGNDFNEDDWDFVFSNLKRLIQSAVVVMEETSENVNDFISGVSSMEKEKENDTLEGLGHIVFISDPSINSAQNALSAFSLLNALVNHKSVEGEDNLKSLADETWDPVKDRILEGVLRLFFCTGLTEAIAASYSPEAASIVASFRVDHLQFWELVAHLVVDSSPRARDRAVRAVEFWGLSRGSISSLYAIMFSSNPIPSLQLAAYTVLSTEPISRLAIVADLNAPLNDESLNDQDSSNAGLPSEDKLLLRDEVSCMVEKLDHELLDTDLTAPERVQTFLAWSLLLSNVNSLPSLTQGRERLVQYIEKTANPLILDSLFQHIPLELYMGQSLKKKDGDIPSELSVVASAATRAIITGSSLSTVESLWPIETGKMASLAGAIYGLMLRVLPAYVREWFSEMRDRSASSLIEAFTRTWCSPSLIKNELSQIKKADFNDESFSVSISKAANEVVATYTKDETGMDLVIRLPVSYPLKPVDVNCAKSIGISEAKQRKWLMSMQMFVRHQNGALAEAIRIWKRNSDKEFEGVEDCPICYSVIHIGNHSLPRRACVTCKYKFHKACLDKWFYTSNKKLCPLCQSPC from the exons ATGGGCAAACCCAAAGGAGATGCTGCAAGAAGCAAAGCACGTCCATCTAGCAGCAG CTTGGCAGCTTCTCTGTTGCCGTCTGGCTCTGCAGCCGCCGTAGGTTTTGGGGGCTATGTCGGTAGCTCTAGATTCCAAACTTCTCTGTCAAACGAAGACTCTGCTTCCTTCTTG GATTTGGATAGTGAGGTTGCCCAACACTTGCAAAGGCTTTCAAGGAAGGATCCTACAACAAAG ATTAAAGCTCTTGCTTCCCTATCAGAACTGGTTAAGCAGAAGCAAGGGAAGGAACTTTTGCCAATAATCCCACAATGG ACATTTGAGTACAAGAAGCTGATACTGGACTACAGTCGAGATGTTCGGCGAGCTACTCATGACGTCATGACTAATGTTGTCACTGGTGCCGG GAGAGATATAGCTCCTCATCTAAAGTCTATAATGGGGCCCTGGTGGTTTTCGCAATTTGATTTGGCATCTGAAGTTTCTCAAGCAGCAAAGTCGTCTTTCCAGGTTGGCTCCTCGTTTGGTAATTCAGTTTTCTTGGTGGAG GCAGCATTCCCTGCCCAGGAAAAGAGATTGCACGCCTTGAATTTATGTTCAGCTGAGATTTTTGCTTATCTGGAGGAAAATCTCAAACTTACACCTCAAAATTTATCTGATAAATCACTTGCTTCAGATGAATTAGAAGAAATGTACCAGCAG ATGATATCGTCATCTCTGGTGGGGTTGGCTACACTTCTAGATATTTTGCTCCGCGAACCCGATAATACTGGCTCTGCAAACATTAATTCTGAATCAAAACTTGCCTCAAAGGCTAGGGCAGTAGCAACCTCCTCAGCTGAGAAGATGTTCTCTTCCCATAAATGCTTTCTGAACTTTCTAAAATCTGAAAGCCCTAGTATTCGGTCAGCGACTTATTCTTTGTTAAGCAGCTTCATTAAAAATGTTCCTGAAGTCTTTGGCGAAGGCGACGTCCGAAGTCTTGCACCAGCTCTGCTTGGTGTTTTTCGAGAAAATAATCCAACCTGCCACTCATCAATGTGGGAGGCTGTCTTGCTGTTCTCTAAAAAATTTCCTCAGAGTTGGGTCTACTTAAATGTTCATAAATCTGTTCTAAATCATTTATGGCAGTTTCTGAGGAACGGGTGCTATGGATCCCCACAGGTTTCTTATCCTGCACTGATATTGTTCCTCGAAGTTATGCCAGCACAATCTGTAGAAAGTGATAAGTTCTTTGtgaattttttcaaaaacttattgGCTGGAAGGAGTATGTGTGAATCATCAAGTACGGATCAGTTATCACTTCTTCGGGCAACCACTGAATGTTTCCTCTGGGGATTACGTAATGCTTCAAGGTATTGCGATGTTCCCAATTCTATTCATGATCTCCAGGTTGATCTAATTGATAAAGTCCTAGTGAAGATTCTATGGGCGGACTTCACTGAACTATCTAAGGGCAGCATTCCACCTAATCAGAGGAAGTCAGCTGAAAATCTTGGCATGGGTAATTCAGTTAGTTATCTGCAAGAGCTAGGAAGATGCATCTTAGAAATTCTATCAGGGATTAATTTACTTGAACAGAACCTGCTGTCTTTTTTCTGTAAAGCTGTTCAAGAGAGCTTCTTGAATATGCTTCAGCAGGGAGATTTAGAGATAGTTGCGGGAAGCATGAGAAAAATGAttgattttctcttgttattgGAGAGATATTCAGTTTTGGAAGGTGAGAGCTGGCCCTTGCATCAATTTATGGGGCCACTGCTGTCCAAGGCTTTCCCGTGGATAAGATCATCT GAATTGTTAGATGGTGTGAAGCTTTTGTCAGTTTCAGTATCGGTGTTTGGACCAAGAAAGGTAGTTCCAGTGCTAATTGATGATATAGAGACTTCTACCCTTCTCTCTgttgaaaaagagaagaatatgaGCCCGGAGAAGCTTATTAAAgtttttcaagaaatttttaTTCCTTGGTGTATGGATGGATATGACTCTTCGACTGCAGCTAGACAAGATCTCCTATTTTCATTGCTTGATGATGAATGTTTCACTCAGCAGTGGAGTGATGTCATTTCTTATGTATTTAATCAACAACATCAGGGCTTCAATAACCTGGCTGCTATGAAAATGCTTTTAGAGAAGGCAAGGGatgaaattacaaaaagaagtTCTGGACAGGAGTTGAATCAAAGAATAGGTTCTCGGCCAGAACATTGGCACCATACACTCATAGAATCAACTGCTATAAGTCTTGTCCATTCCTCCTCAGCGACTACAACTTCTGCTGTTCAGTTCCTGTG TTCAGTTCTGGGTGGTTCAACCCAAGACAGCAGTATTTCTTTTGTGTCAAGAAGCTCGTTGGTCTTGATATATAGAGGGATCCTCGAAAAACTGCTATCTTTTATCAAACAGTCACCATTATGTTCAGTCAATGATACATGTTCGTCTCTTATTGTCGAGGCTATAGCGTTTGATTCGAGCAGTTCTGTAGATGTGATCGTGGTTGCTAAGTTTGCAGCTGAAGTTATTGATGGTAGTTTCTTCAGTTTGAAGTCTCTGAGTCAGGACGCAACCCTACTTACAACTGTATTGTCTTCTATTTTTATCATTGACTTAGAGAATAGAATGACATCACTAGTGGACAATACGCTATCTGAGtccaaagagaagagaaaggatCGGAATTTTGTGTGTGATTATGTTCATGCCGTTTGCTCTAAGATGGATAATCAATTCTGGAAATCTATAAACTATGATGTCCGGAAGAGTTCAGCAAGCACTTTGGCTCAGTTCCTGAGGTCAGTTGTCCTACTTGAGGATGATCTGCAACCTTTTGAACTTACATTATTGTGTGCTTCAAGGATGACCGAAGTGTTAGAATATCTCTCATTGGATCAAAGCGATGAAGAGAATATCTGTGGCCTGCTCCTGCTTGAGAGTGATGCGTGGCCTATTTGGGTCAGCCCCAGCTCGTCAGCTAGCATAGATACCCATGGTATGCCTGTTCAGTTGTGCGAATTGAGGAAATCGAAAAGTCAAAGATATGTTTCTTTCATTGACAGCCTGATCATGAAATTGGGAATTCACCGATTTATTGTTGGCCACAAAGATCATGGGTTTGCCTCTCAAGCTTGGCTTTCCGTAGAAATACTCTGCACGTGGGAGTGGCCAGGGGGTAAAGTTCAGACTTCTTTCCTGCCAAATCTTGTATCATTTTGTAAGGATGAACCATCGAGTGGAGGTTTACTAAATTCCATTTTTGACATTCTACTCAACGGTGCTCTTGTGCATGTAAAGGATGAGGAAGAGGGCTTAGGGAACATGTGGGTTGACTTTAATAATAACATAGTGGACGTCGTTGAACCATTTTTGAGGGCTCTAGTGTCATTCCTTCACATTTTGTTCAAGGAGGACCTttggggagaagaagaagccatggcTGCTTTCAAAATGATCACAGATAAACTCTTCATAGGGGAAGAGACAAGCAAAAACTGTTTGAGAATTATTCCTTACATTATGAGCATAATAATCTCACCATTACGTACAAAAGTAAAATCTGGTGGTTCTGGTAAAGATACTCTGCTACCACTGGAAGTTTTGCTTAGAAATTGGCTGGAGAGGTCTTTGTCGTTTCCTCCTCTGGTGCTCTGGCAAAGTGGGGAAG ATATACAGGATTGGTTTCAGCTTGTTATCTCTTGTTATCCCGTAAGTGATAAAGCTGAAGAAGCAAAGGAACTACAGAGGCATCTGAGCACTGAAGAGAGAACGCTCCTGCTTGACTTGTTCCGCAAACAAAAGCAAGATCCTGGTGCATCAACTGTAGTTACCCAACTTCCAGCTGTGCAAATTCTGCTCGCAAGACTAATTATGATTGCAGTTAGTTACTGTGGAAACGATTTTAACGAGGATGATTGggattttgtcttttctaaTCTGAAGCGTCTGATTCAATCTGCAGTAGTTGTGATGGAGGAAACTTCCGAGAACGTCAACGACTTCATTAGTGGTGTTTCTTCcatggagaaggagaaggagaatgaTACCCTTGAAGGACTTGGGCATATAGTTTTTATCTCTGATCCTTCTATAAACAGTGCTCAGAATGCTCTCTCAGCATTTTCGTTGCTTAATGCGTTAGTAAACCATAAATCTGTTGAAGGTGAAGACAATCTGAAATCCTTGGCAGATGAAACATGGGATCCTGTTAAAGATCGAATACTTGAAGGTGTTCTGCGTCTTTTCTTCTGCACGGGTCTTACTGAGGCTATTGCTGCTTCATATTCCCCAGAGGCAGCATCTATTGTTGCTTCATTTCGAGTTGATCATCTGCAGTTCTGGGAGCTGGTAGCTCACCTTGTAGTAGACTCTTCTCCACGCGCAAGAGATAGAGCTGTCAGAGCAGTGGAATTCTGGGGACTAAGCAGAGGATCTATAAGCTCTTTGTATGCAATAATGTTCTCTTCCAATCCAATCCCGTCATTGCAACTTGCTGCATACACTGTTTTGTCTACCGAACCTATTTCCAGGCTGGCCATAGTTGCTGATTTGAATGCACCACTGAATGATGAGTCTCTCAATGATCAGGACTCAAGCAATGCTGGTTTACCATCTGAAGACAAGCTACTGCTAAGAGATGAAGTATCTTGTATGGTTGAGAAGTTAGATCATGAACTTCTTGATACGGACTTGACTGCGCCAGAAAGG GTGCAAACGTTCCTGGCGTGGTCTTTGTTACTCTCCAATGTTAACTCTTTACCTTCACTAACCCAAGGACGAGAGAGACTGGTgcaatatatagaaaaaactGCAAATCCGTTGATATTAGATAGTCTTTTTCAGCACATTCCTCTAGAATTATACATGGGACAGagcttgaagaaaaaagatgggGATATTCCGTCTGAGTTATCTGTGGTAGCTTCAGCAGCCACTCGTGCGATTATTACGGGTTCGTCCCTGTCAACGGTTGAATCACTTTGGCCTATTGAAACTGGAAAGATGGCTTCGCTTGCTGGGGCGATATATGGTCTGATGTTACGTGTCCTTCCAGCTTATGTTAGAGAATGGTTTAGCGAAATGCGTGACCGTTCTGCATCATCTCTTATTGAAGCATTTACAAGAACGTGGTGCAGCCCATCTCTAATCAAGAACGAACTGTCTCAG ATAAAGAAGGCAGACTTTAATGATGAGAGCTTTTCAGTCAGCATAAGTAAAGCGGCAAATGAGGTAGTTGCTACATATACGAAGGATGAAACGGGGATGGATCTCGTGATCCGGCTTCCAGTTTCTTACCCACTCAAGCCTGTTGACGTTAATTGCGCAAAAAGTATTGGAATAAGCGAAGCGAAGCAGAGGAAGTGGTTGATGTCTATGCAAATGTTTGTTCGTCATCAG AATGGGGCTCTGGCGGAGGCGATAAGGATATGGAAGCGAAATTCGGACAAGGAATTTGAAGGAGTAGAAGACTGCCCGATATGTTACAGTGTGATACACATAGGGAATCACAGCCTTCCAAGGCGAGCTTGCGTGACTTGCAAGTACAAGTTTCACAAAGCATGTTTAGACAAGTGGTTCTACACGTCTAATAAGAAACTCTGCCCCTTGTGCCAATCTCCTTGCTAA